The proteins below come from a single Candidatus Flexicrinis affinis genomic window:
- a CDS encoding DinB family protein translates to MAAYTDRTSAMERLRSFPDELESLVTPLSDADLDRHAPGEWSTRQIVHHLADSHMSANFRFRKPLSEPNPAPLPVYDQEAWAEMADSRLPIAPSLLILRGLHARFVALLESLADAQWMQTGSHPDWGIVTVENVAYRYAAHCDVHLAQIQRALRGEP, encoded by the coding sequence ATGGCGGCCTACACCGACCGTACATCTGCAATGGAGCGCCTGCGCAGTTTCCCTGACGAACTGGAGTCGTTGGTCACGCCGTTGAGCGACGCCGACCTCGACCGGCACGCCCCCGGCGAGTGGTCGACGCGGCAAATCGTGCATCATCTGGCCGACAGCCACATGAGCGCCAACTTTCGCTTTCGCAAGCCGCTGAGCGAGCCGAACCCGGCGCCGCTGCCGGTCTACGATCAGGAGGCGTGGGCCGAGATGGCCGATTCGAGGCTGCCGATCGCGCCGTCGCTGCTGATCCTGCGCGGGCTGCACGCGCGCTTCGTGGCGCTGCTGGAGTCGCTCGCCGATGCGCAGTGGATGCAGACCGGCAGTCATCCGGACTGGGGCATCGTGACGGTCGAGAACGTGGCGTATCGCTACGCGGCCCACTGCGACGTGCATCTGGCGCAGATCCAGCGCGCGCTGCGCGGCGAGCCGTAG
- a CDS encoding fasciclin domain-containing protein, producing the protein MRKLIVVLVLALFAVPVFAQDAELPTIADIVVASTEAETPEFTVLLAAVAAADPAFLETLSNPDAGVTVFAPTDAAFGALLEALDMSAEDVLGNADLLNSVLAYHVVPGVFNAEAVVAADGAILGTFLAHQGLLVSVTDDGAFVNEATIVATDIAASNGIVHVIDAVLVPNMDDMMGDDMGEMMEEPTASIAETVVAASSAEAPEFTVLLAAVLAADPSILDTLINGGPYTVFAPTDAAFGALLEALGATAEEVLANTDLLNTVLAYHVVPGTFVAGDIVATAEAMGGDAETMTSGFSIATLLPGGLLEIGVNGGAVTINETVNVIATDVYATNGVIHVIDAVLVPAADEM; encoded by the coding sequence ATGCGCAAGTTGATCGTAGTGCTCGTCCTCGCCCTGTTCGCCGTCCCCGTATTCGCTCAGGACGCCGAACTCCCCACCATCGCCGACATTGTCGTCGCCAGCACCGAAGCGGAGACCCCGGAGTTCACCGTTCTGTTGGCCGCGGTTGCCGCTGCTGACCCCGCCTTCCTTGAGACGCTGTCGAACCCGGATGCCGGCGTGACCGTCTTCGCCCCGACCGATGCCGCCTTCGGCGCGCTGCTCGAGGCGCTCGACATGTCCGCTGAGGACGTGCTGGGCAACGCCGACCTGCTGAACTCGGTCCTGGCCTACCATGTGGTCCCGGGTGTCTTCAACGCGGAGGCCGTTGTCGCCGCTGACGGCGCGATCCTTGGCACGTTCCTTGCCCATCAGGGTCTGCTCGTGTCGGTCACCGATGACGGCGCGTTCGTCAACGAGGCGACCATCGTCGCCACCGACATCGCGGCCAGCAACGGTATCGTGCACGTGATCGACGCCGTGCTTGTCCCGAACATGGACGACATGATGGGCGACGACATGGGCGAGATGATGGAAGAGCCGACCGCCTCGATCGCCGAGACCGTGGTCGCCGCCTCGAGCGCCGAAGCGCCTGAATTCACCGTGCTGCTGGCCGCCGTTCTGGCCGCCGACCCGAGCATCCTCGACACGCTGATCAACGGCGGGCCGTACACCGTCTTCGCTCCGACCGATGCCGCCTTCGGCGCGCTGCTTGAGGCGCTGGGCGCCACGGCCGAAGAAGTTCTGGCCAACACCGACCTGCTGAACACGGTTCTGGCTTACCATGTCGTGCCGGGCACCTTCGTCGCCGGTGACATCGTCGCCACGGCCGAGGCCATGGGCGGCGATGCCGAGACGATGACCAGCGGCTTCAGCATCGCCACGCTGCTGCCGGGCGGCCTGCTCGAGATCGGTGTGAACGGCGGCGCCGTCACGATCAACGAGACGGTCAACGTCATCGCCACCGACGTGTACGCGACCAACGGCGTGATCCATGTGATCGACGCGGTCCTGGTCCCGGCCGCGGACGAGATGTAA
- a CDS encoding Uma2 family endonuclease, whose product MFEQVTALTAEAFEKLALEDQDNKILEFIGGEIHVVPSNAYASKIAVMIATLINVHVMQNDIAHVTGADGGYRVFGERYAPDVGVVLKSRQTELDGEGYNRLPPDLAVEVEHPVTTASAERLTVKVANYLSAGTTVWVIYPERKAAVIYAPGRAVRVLHIDDSLDGGDVLPGLSIPLRTVFGG is encoded by the coding sequence ATGTTTGAGCAGGTCACCGCCCTCACGGCCGAGGCGTTTGAGAAGCTGGCCCTTGAGGATCAAGACAACAAGATACTCGAGTTCATCGGCGGGGAGATTCACGTCGTGCCATCGAACGCCTATGCCTCGAAAATCGCCGTGATGATTGCCACGCTAATCAACGTCCACGTGATGCAGAACGACATCGCCCACGTCACCGGCGCAGACGGCGGCTACCGGGTGTTCGGGGAACGCTACGCGCCGGATGTCGGCGTGGTCCTCAAGTCGCGCCAGACCGAGCTGGACGGCGAGGGCTACAATCGGCTGCCGCCTGATCTGGCCGTGGAGGTCGAGCATCCGGTGACGACCGCCTCCGCCGAGCGCCTTACCGTGAAGGTTGCCAATTATCTGTCCGCGGGGACGACCGTGTGGGTGATCTATCCGGAGCGCAAGGCGGCGGTCATCTACGCCCCCGGGCGGGCCGTGCGCGTGCTGCACATTGACGACTCACTCGACGGCGGCGACGTTCTCCCCGGCCTGAGCATCCCGCTGCGCACGGTGTTCGGCGGGTAG
- a CDS encoding type II toxin-antitoxin system death-on-curing family toxin: MRYVSVGEVTAINAAILAGTARVRDVNMLESAVMRPRASAFGSDAYPTVVDKGAALFHSLILNHPFVDGNKRTAVITLVVFLNLNGLAEAWEEDDAYDFTISVARGERTVADVRDWIAARVRARE; the protein is encoded by the coding sequence ATGCGATACGTTTCCGTCGGAGAGGTCACTGCGATCAATGCAGCGATCCTTGCAGGTACGGCACGGGTTAGGGACGTCAACATGCTCGAGTCTGCCGTGATGCGACCGCGGGCAAGTGCTTTCGGCTCTGATGCGTATCCGACGGTCGTTGACAAGGGTGCGGCCCTGTTTCACTCGTTAATCCTCAATCATCCCTTCGTAGATGGCAACAAGCGTACTGCCGTTATTACGCTTGTCGTGTTCCTGAATCTCAATGGCCTTGCCGAAGCTTGGGAAGAAGACGATGCGTACGACTTCACGATCAGCGTTGCGCGTGGTGAACGCACGGTAGCCGATGTGCGCGATTGGATCGCGGCTCGGGTTAGGGCGCGAGAATAA
- the lpdA gene encoding dihydrolipoyl dehydrogenase, producing the protein MANEYDVVVLGAGPGGYVAAIRAAQLGLKTAIIEKKYWGGVCLNVGCIPSKALLRNAELAHIFTHQTEQFGIKVDGTVSFDFEAAYKRSREVSDRLTKGVKFLMKKNKIETFDGWATFTDPHTLSVELNDGKTQTVHGKNIIIATGATTRLLPGLKVTDKVVTYEEQIMTDNLPKSIVIVGAGAIGIEFAYVMKNYGVDVTVVEYLDRALPLEDDEVSRELEKAYKKLGVKLMTGHGVEKVEETKNGVKVTVKATKDGKTSEIEAEKVLVAIGFAPRTEGYGLDKTGVKLTERGAIAIDDHMRTNVSHIFAIGDVTAKLMLAHVAEAMGIIAAEAIAGHSPKPLEYKMLPRATYCQPQVASFGYTEKEAKEAGFEINVAKFPFQANGKALGLGESTGFVKLISDKKYGELLGGHMVGPDVTELLPELTLARYAELTPDEIARNVHAHPTLSEAIKEAAHGLEGHMINL; encoded by the coding sequence ATGGCGAACGAGTACGATGTCGTCGTGCTGGGCGCTGGCCCCGGCGGCTACGTGGCCGCGATCCGCGCCGCCCAGCTTGGCCTGAAGACGGCCATCATCGAGAAGAAATACTGGGGCGGCGTGTGCTTGAACGTCGGCTGTATCCCCAGCAAAGCCCTGCTGCGCAACGCCGAACTGGCGCACATTTTCACGCATCAGACCGAGCAGTTCGGCATCAAGGTCGACGGCACGGTGTCGTTCGACTTCGAGGCGGCGTACAAGCGCAGCCGCGAGGTCAGCGACCGGCTGACCAAGGGCGTCAAGTTCCTGATGAAGAAGAACAAGATCGAGACGTTCGACGGCTGGGCGACGTTCACCGACCCGCACACGCTGTCGGTCGAGCTGAACGACGGCAAGACGCAGACCGTGCACGGTAAGAACATCATCATCGCCACCGGCGCGACCACCCGCCTGCTGCCGGGCCTGAAGGTCACCGACAAGGTCGTGACCTACGAAGAGCAGATCATGACCGACAACCTGCCCAAGTCGATCGTGATCGTCGGCGCGGGCGCCATCGGCATCGAGTTCGCTTACGTGATGAAGAACTACGGCGTCGACGTGACGGTGGTCGAATACCTCGACCGCGCGCTGCCGCTGGAGGACGACGAGGTCAGCCGCGAGCTGGAGAAGGCGTACAAGAAGCTGGGCGTCAAGCTGATGACCGGCCACGGCGTCGAGAAGGTCGAGGAGACCAAAAACGGCGTGAAGGTCACAGTCAAGGCGACGAAGGACGGCAAGACGAGCGAGATCGAGGCCGAGAAGGTGTTGGTCGCGATCGGGTTTGCGCCGCGCACCGAGGGCTACGGCCTCGACAAGACCGGCGTCAAGCTGACCGAGCGCGGTGCAATTGCCATCGACGATCACATGCGCACAAACGTCTCGCACATCTTCGCCATCGGCGACGTCACCGCCAAGCTGATGCTGGCGCACGTGGCGGAGGCGATGGGCATCATCGCGGCCGAGGCGATCGCCGGGCACAGCCCTAAGCCGCTCGAATACAAGATGCTGCCGCGTGCGACGTACTGCCAGCCGCAGGTCGCCAGCTTCGGTTATACCGAGAAGGAAGCCAAAGAGGCCGGCTTCGAGATCAACGTCGCCAAGTTCCCGTTCCAAGCCAACGGCAAGGCGCTCGGCCTCGGCGAGTCGACCGGGTTCGTCAAGCTGATCAGCGACAAGAAGTACGGCGAGCTGCTCGGCGGGCACATGGTCGGCCCGGATGTGACCGAACTGCTGCCGGAGCTCACGCTGGCGCGCTATGCCGAACTGACGCCGGACGAGATCGCGCGCAACGTGCACGCGCATCCGACCCTCAGTGAGGCGATCAAGGAAGCGGCGCACGGCCTCGAAGGGCACATGATTAACCTGTAG
- a CDS encoding alpha/beta hydrolase — protein sequence MHGLSANCHHFDGLIAAGLTQHARVLAVDLRGRGLSDKPSGAVYSPEDHARDIVGMMDALGLERANIGGHSYGGLMTIYLGANYPERVKKMVILDAGVMHPAVKDLIAPALKRLGQPVASFDAYLAAMKQIPAYHQGIWNDHIVAYYRADVEDLPNGQVLPRSRPEVIGAAVDQILEVDWNATMPRATHPAILIHGTEGVGPAPTPPVLTDDGAQQTLSMLPNCQYVRVAGNHYTMLYESAGAQAVAAIGAFLAG from the coding sequence ATGCACGGCTTATCCGCCAACTGCCACCACTTCGACGGTCTGATCGCCGCGGGCCTCACACAACACGCGCGGGTGCTGGCCGTCGACCTGCGCGGGCGTGGCCTGAGCGATAAGCCTTCCGGCGCCGTGTACAGCCCCGAAGATCACGCTCGCGACATCGTCGGCATGATGGACGCGCTCGGCCTCGAACGCGCCAACATCGGCGGGCACAGTTACGGCGGGCTGATGACGATTTACCTCGGCGCGAACTATCCCGAGCGGGTCAAGAAGATGGTGATCCTCGACGCAGGCGTGATGCACCCGGCTGTGAAAGACTTGATCGCGCCGGCGCTCAAGCGGCTCGGTCAGCCGGTCGCCAGCTTCGACGCCTACCTCGCCGCCATGAAGCAGATCCCGGCATATCATCAGGGCATCTGGAACGACCACATCGTCGCCTACTACCGCGCCGATGTCGAAGACCTGCCGAACGGTCAAGTGCTGCCGCGCAGCCGGCCCGAGGTCATCGGCGCCGCCGTCGACCAGATCCTCGAAGTCGACTGGAACGCGACCATGCCACGTGCGACCCATCCCGCAATTCTCATTCACGGCACGGAAGGCGTCGGCCCTGCGCCCACACCGCCGGTGCTGACTGACGACGGCGCGCAGCAAACGTTGTCGATGCTGCCCAACTGCCAGTACGTGCGTGTCGCCGGCAATCACTACACGATGCTGTACGAGAGCGCCGGCGCGCAGGCCGTCGCGGCGATCGGGGCGTTTTTGGCAGGATAG
- a CDS encoding GNAT family N-acetyltransferase, with amino-acid sequence MTTIVRQGTPADSYAAYAVFLASITDLSRRSGSAPNAPVIDAQAVADQWPRYRAIFDHLAAHCEHFWIAEEDGEAIGYARSILRGSVRELTELFVLPGRQAGGIGRELLARAFPSDGATNRCILATMDSRALVRYLKTGVSAQLSVHAYTRRPEVVPLPPVGLSIMPLTDSPELLEQLGMVDETVLGFRRDPEHGLFLRSRTGFAAVRDDTIIGYGYVGERSGPFAALSAADLPAVLAHAETLAAQHGHESLTVRVPMSNRVAIQYLLGRGFEIDKSFGLLLSDHRFGQFDRYCITNPAFVL; translated from the coding sequence ATGACGACCATAGTTCGGCAGGGCACGCCGGCGGACTCCTACGCGGCCTATGCCGTGTTCCTCGCGTCGATCACCGACCTTTCGCGCCGCAGCGGCAGCGCGCCCAATGCGCCGGTCATCGACGCACAGGCCGTCGCCGACCAGTGGCCGCGCTATCGCGCCATCTTCGACCACCTTGCCGCGCACTGCGAACACTTCTGGATCGCAGAAGAAGACGGCGAGGCGATCGGTTATGCACGCTCGATCCTGCGCGGATCGGTGCGCGAACTGACCGAGCTGTTCGTCCTGCCCGGCCGACAGGCGGGCGGTATCGGGCGTGAACTTCTGGCGCGGGCATTCCCGTCAGACGGTGCAACCAATCGCTGCATCCTCGCGACGATGGACTCGCGGGCGTTGGTGCGTTACCTCAAGACCGGCGTCTCGGCGCAGTTGTCGGTCCACGCATACACACGCCGTCCTGAGGTCGTGCCGCTGCCGCCGGTTGGCCTGAGCATCATGCCGCTGACCGATTCGCCGGAGCTGCTGGAGCAGCTCGGCATGGTGGATGAGACCGTGCTGGGTTTCCGGCGCGATCCCGAACACGGCTTGTTTCTGCGAAGTCGCACCGGCTTCGCGGCCGTGCGCGACGATACAATTATCGGCTACGGCTATGTCGGCGAGCGCAGCGGGCCGTTTGCAGCATTGAGCGCCGCTGACTTGCCGGCAGTTCTCGCCCACGCCGAAACGCTCGCCGCACAGCACGGCCATGAGTCGCTCACCGTGCGCGTGCCGATGTCGAACCGCGTGGCGATTCAGTACCTGCTTGGGCGCGGGTTCGAAATCGACAAGTCGTTCGGCCTGCTGTTGAGCGACCACCGCTTCGGACAGTTTGACCGGTACTGCATCACTAATCCGGCATTCGTGCTTTAG
- a CDS encoding GNAT family N-acetyltransferase, producing the protein MNVTFRPGTTNDSYAMFGVFRAAVVDLQRRIGMEVAANAFDPAEVDAAWQRYRPLFQHLAEHNEHFWVAENAGQIVGYARSILRGTVRELTEFFVHPGNQSAGVGRELLALAFPAEGATNRFIVATSDTRALGRYMKSGVRPQFTIFGMYREPVTVEPPDPDVSVTPLTGSAQDIAFVAEVDSKLLGFRRDPEQAWLTANRQGFAYWRGGAPVGYGYVSQRSGPFAALDSHDLPAILAHAESHAASLGIEEFGIDVPAVNHSALGYLIGRGYHIDPFYTFFLSDTPFGAFEQYLLTVPPFFV; encoded by the coding sequence GTGAACGTTACATTTCGACCCGGGACGACAAACGACTCATACGCAATGTTCGGCGTGTTTCGCGCCGCGGTCGTGGATCTGCAGCGCCGCATCGGTATGGAAGTCGCCGCGAACGCATTCGACCCGGCCGAGGTCGATGCGGCATGGCAGCGTTACCGCCCGCTGTTCCAGCACCTCGCCGAGCACAACGAGCACTTCTGGGTCGCCGAGAACGCCGGCCAGATCGTCGGCTATGCCCGCTCGATCCTGCGCGGGACCGTGCGCGAACTGACCGAGTTCTTCGTGCATCCGGGCAACCAGTCGGCCGGGGTGGGCCGTGAACTGCTGGCGCTGGCATTTCCAGCCGAGGGCGCGACCAACCGCTTCATCGTCGCCACGTCGGACACGCGCGCGTTGGGCCGCTACATGAAATCCGGCGTGCGTCCGCAGTTTACGATCTTCGGGATGTATCGGGAACCTGTGACGGTCGAGCCCCCCGACCCTGACGTAAGCGTCACGCCTCTGACCGGGTCGGCGCAGGACATCGCGTTCGTCGCGGAGGTCGACTCCAAGCTGCTTGGCTTCCGACGCGACCCCGAGCAGGCGTGGCTGACGGCAAACCGGCAGGGCTTCGCCTACTGGCGCGGCGGCGCACCGGTCGGCTATGGCTACGTGTCCCAGCGCAGCGGGCCGTTCGCCGCACTGGATTCCCACGACCTGCCGGCCATCCTCGCCCACGCCGAGTCGCACGCCGCGTCGCTCGGCATCGAGGAGTTCGGGATCGATGTCCCGGCTGTCAATCATTCGGCGCTCGGCTATCTCATCGGGCGCGGCTACCATATCGACCCGTTCTACACGTTCTTCCTCAGCGACACGCCGTTCGGCGCGTTCGAGCAGTATTTGCTGACTGTACCGCCGTTCTTCGTGTAA
- a CDS encoding M20 family metallopeptidase produces the protein MSELLTYFTGQKQAMVDQLTALVNFETPTTDKASVDALGEHMRQQFEALGASSITRIPQTAVGDFLLAKWNEDAPGKPLMFLIHIDTVWPLGTLAERPVTIDADGKLFGPGAIDMKGGITIVLTAIRGLRELGQFPNRPVWVLMTSDEEVGSIYSIPVLRETAKDCGLVMVMEPATQEGALKTWRKGLATFRVHVEGRAAHAGNQPEKGINAIVELAQQIDKINQLNDLKNGTSVSVTMIDGGSAGNVIPAKASAYIDTRVMTLRALATIKDSLSNLHPHIPGAKVWLEEIHSREPMEHNAQMERSFAQCKAIGEKLGLTVREDGSGGGSDGNITAAMGVPTLDGLGPQGDGLHALHEHVVINSLPQRAALVAGMLKEWVSE, from the coding sequence ATGTCAGAACTGCTCACCTACTTCACGGGTCAGAAGCAGGCGATGGTCGATCAATTGACCGCGCTGGTCAACTTCGAGACCCCAACCACCGACAAGGCGTCGGTCGATGCGCTCGGCGAACACATGCGCCAGCAGTTCGAGGCACTCGGCGCGTCCTCGATCACCCGCATCCCGCAGACCGCCGTCGGTGACTTTCTGCTCGCGAAGTGGAACGAGGACGCCCCCGGCAAGCCGCTGATGTTCCTGATCCACATCGACACGGTGTGGCCGTTGGGCACGCTGGCCGAACGCCCGGTCACCATCGACGCCGATGGCAAGCTGTTCGGTCCCGGTGCCATTGACATGAAAGGCGGCATCACGATCGTCCTGACCGCCATCCGCGGCCTGCGTGAGCTCGGCCAGTTCCCCAACCGCCCGGTATGGGTGCTGATGACCAGCGATGAAGAGGTCGGCAGCATCTACTCGATCCCCGTCCTGCGCGAGACGGCCAAAGACTGTGGCCTCGTGATGGTCATGGAACCGGCCACGCAGGAAGGCGCGCTCAAGACGTGGCGCAAGGGCCTCGCGACCTTCCGCGTGCACGTCGAAGGCCGCGCCGCTCATGCTGGCAATCAGCCTGAGAAGGGCATCAATGCCATCGTCGAGTTGGCTCAGCAGATCGACAAGATCAATCAGCTCAACGACCTCAAGAACGGTACGTCCGTCAGCGTCACGATGATCGACGGCGGCAGCGCCGGCAACGTCATCCCGGCAAAGGCCAGCGCGTACATCGACACCCGCGTGATGACCCTGCGCGCGCTGGCGACGATCAAGGACAGCCTGAGCAATCTGCATCCGCATATCCCCGGCGCGAAGGTGTGGCTTGAGGAGATTCACAGCCGCGAGCCGATGGAGCACAACGCCCAGATGGAGCGCTCGTTCGCCCAGTGCAAGGCGATCGGCGAGAAGCTCGGCCTGACCGTGCGTGAAGATGGCAGCGGGGGCGGCAGCGACGGCAACATCACGGCGGCGATGGGCGTCCCGACGCTCGACGGCCTCGGCCCGCAAGGCGATGGCCTGCACGCGCTGCACGAACACGTCGTGATCAACAGCCTGCCGCAGCGCGCCGCGCTCGTCGCCGGTATGCTGAAGGAGTGGGTTAGCGAGTAG
- a CDS encoding VOC family protein, with the protein MILDKFTIATTHTEAMVAFYNAAFDADLKPIHGTPFYAGTLAGLALMFCPNEIVQIKAEKNRIQMRFTVEDVAAVVARASAHGGGPYGERYEDDTTAIGWGIHDPDGNSIELRQVK; encoded by the coding sequence ATGATCCTCGATAAGTTCACCATCGCGACCACCCACACCGAGGCGATGGTCGCCTTCTACAACGCCGCGTTCGACGCCGACCTTAAACCGATCCACGGCACACCGTTCTACGCGGGCACCCTCGCCGGACTTGCGCTTATGTTTTGCCCGAATGAGATCGTGCAGATCAAGGCCGAGAAGAACCGGATTCAGATGCGGTTCACGGTGGAGGACGTTGCGGCGGTCGTGGCGCGGGCGTCCGCGCACGGCGGTGGGCCGTACGGCGAACGCTATGAAGATGACACGACTGCAATCGGGTGGGGGATCCACGACCCCGACGGCAACTCGATCGAGCTGCGGCAGGTGAAGTAG
- a CDS encoding DNA-binding protein: MPAKHAPKPTSDLPKTGAPAARALESVGITCLEQLTQHTEKDLLTLHGMGPKAMRILREALADRGLTFKP, from the coding sequence ATGCCGGCTAAACACGCGCCCAAACCCACCTCCGACCTGCCCAAGACAGGTGCGCCGGCGGCCCGCGCGCTGGAAAGCGTCGGGATCACCTGCCTTGAGCAGTTGACGCAGCACACCGAGAAGGATCTGCTCACGCTGCACGGCATGGGACCAAAGGCGATGCGCATCTTGCGTGAGGCGTTGGCCGACCGCGGCCTGACGTTCAAGCCCTAG